In one window of Gossypium hirsutum isolate 1008001.06 chromosome A01, Gossypium_hirsutum_v2.1, whole genome shotgun sequence DNA:
- the LOC107916743 gene encoding uncharacterized protein — MNWVQRKIFLYNVTFGLYMLDWWERCLFNMLVIVLMWFIFYNSSRYVTVFLKGDASEGWNCVCYTVVSLAKTLPAFILSEPVHVSPVFYTIFVAFTGKNLRTLALL; from the exons ATGAACTGGGTTCAACGCAAGATCTTTCTATACAATGTCACCTTTGGACTCTACATGTTGGATTGGTGGGAGCGTTGCCTTTTCA ATATGTTGGTCATTGTGTTGATGTGGTTCATCTTCTACAACAGCTCACGATATGTAACTGTGTTCTTAAAGGG TGATGCTTCAGAAGGTTGGAACTGTGTGTGCTACACTGTTGTATCCCTTGCTAAAACTTTACCG GCATTTATCTTAAG TGAACCGGTGCACGTGTCCCCTGTATTCTACACTATTTTCGTGGCTTTCACTGGCAAAAACTTGAGAACATTGGCCCTGCTGTAG
- the LOC107918047 gene encoding uncharacterized protein, whose protein sequence is MDCPGNSQDMAVPPVEGVAGGGTAYGWNDGGLNVSNPLKRSIDPTEVPTADLVHVWCLPSTANVGPQEVPRNLEPINLLAARNERESVQLAIRPKVSWSGSSVAGVVQVQCCDLCSAYGDRLIVGQSLKLRRVVPILGVPDALVPLDLPISQISLQPGETTAVWVSIDVPNEQPPGLYEGEIIINATNADTESSSQCLGKAEKHQLFTELRNCLDALEPIDEKPLDEVVERVKSATTSLRRVLLSSSFSEFFSDNGPVDMMDEDAISNLSVRVKLSLTVWDFIIPTTPSLPAVFGISDTVIEDRFGVEHGSSEWYDALEQHFKWLLQYRISPYFCRWGDSMRVLTYTSPWPADHPKSDEYFSDPRLAAYAVPHSPVVSCNDAAKDYLQKEVEILKTKSHWKKAYFYLWDEPLNMEQYESLCNMASEVHAYAPDARVLTTYYCGPSDAPLAPTPFEAFLKVPKFLRPHTQIYCTSEWVFGNREDLVKDVISELHPENGEEWWTYVCMGPSDPHPNWHLGMRGTQHRAVMWRVWKEGGTGFLYWGANCYEKATVPSAEIRFRRGLPPGDGVLYYPGEVFSSSKQPVASLRLERILSGFQDFEYLKLYASRYGKEEALTLLEKTGVYLGPERYTHEHMAIDIMRGEIFSSCRSCS, encoded by the exons ATGGACTGTCCTG GAAATTCGCAAGATATGGCTGTGCCACCAGTTGAAGGTGTTGCAGGGGGAGGGACAGCATATGGATGGAATGATGGTGGTTTAAATGTTTCAAATCCACTCAAGCGCTCAATTGACCCCACAGAAGTTCCAACTGCTGATTTAGTACATGTGTGGTGCCTCCCAAGCACAGCAAATGTTGGACCACAAGAAGTGCCTAGAAATTTAGAGCCT ATAAACCTTCTGGCAGCTAGAAATGAGAGGGAAAGCGTTCAATTAGCTATCCGTCCAAAAGTCTCTTGGAGTGGTTCTAGTGTGGCTGGAGTTGTGCAGGTTCAATGCTGTGATTTATGCTCGGCATATGGTGATCG GTTGATTGTTGGCCAATCATTAAAATTGCGACGTGTGGTTCCCATATTGGGTGTACCTGATGCTCTTGTACCTCTTGACCTCCCTATTAGCCAAATAAGCCTACAACCTGG GGAGACAACTGCTGTCTGGGTTTCAATAGATGTGCCAAATGAACAGCCTCCTGGTTTATATGAAGGGGAGATCATCATTAATGCTACAAATGCAGATACAGA ATCATCATCACAATGCTTGGGGAAGGCTGAGAAGCATCAACTATTCACAGAACTTCGTAACTGTCTTGATGCTTTGGAGCCTATAGATGAAAAGCCATTGGATGAAGTG GTGGAAAGAGTGAAATCTGCAACTACATCTTTAAGAAGAGTTCttctttcttcatcattttctgAGTTCTTTTCGGATAATGGGCCagttgatatgatggatgaagaTGCCATATCGAACCTTTCTGTACGAGTCAAATTAAGTTTGACAGTTTGGGACTTTATTATTCCAACAACTCCATCACTACCTGCTGTCTTTGGT ATATCTGATACTGTAATTGAGGATCGCTTTGGTGTCGAACATGGGAGCAGTGAGTGGTATGATGCACTGGAGCAGCATTTCAAGTGGCTTCTTCAGTACAGAATCAGCCCATACTTTTGTAGATGGGGTGATAGCATGCGTGTTTTAACTTACACATCTCCCTGGCCAG CGGATCATCCAAAATCAGATGAATATTTTTCAGACCCACGACTAGCAGCATATGCTGTTCCACATAGTCCAGTGGTCTCTTG TAATGATGCAGCAAAGGATTACTTGCAGAAAGAAGTTGAGATATTAAAGACAAAAAGTCATTGGAAGAAAGCTTACTTTTATCTGTGGGATGAG CCACTGAACATGGAACAATACGAGTCTCTTTGTAACATGGCAAGTGAGGTTCATGCTTATGCTCCTGATGCTCGTGTTTTAACCACTTACTATTGTG GACCAAGTGATGCTCCTCTTGCACCAACTCCTTTTGAGGCTTTTCTAAAAGTGCCAAAGTTTCTACGCCCTCATACTCAAATCTATTGTACAAG TGAGTGGGTATTTGGTAACCGAGAGGATCTTGTTAAGGATGTTATTTCTGAATTGCATCCAGAAAATGGAGAG GAATGGTGGACATATGTCTGCATGGGTCCATCCGATCCCCATCCAAACTGGCATCTGGGAATGCGAGGAACACAGCATCGTGCTGTTATGTGGCGTGTATGGAAGGAAGGTGGAACTGGTTTTCTGTATTGGGGTGCCAACTGCTACGAGAAGGCAACAGTTCCCAGTGCCGAG ATAAGATTTAGGCGAGGCCTCCCCCCAGGTGATGGTGTTTTGTACTACCCAGGTGAGGTGTTCTCGTCTTCAAAGCAACCTGTTGCTTCCCTTAGACTAGAGCGCATTCTCAGCGGCTTTCAG GACTTTGAATACCTGAAGCTTTATGCCTCAAGATATGGGAAAGAAGAAGCACTTACACTTTTAGAGAAGACGGGCGTTTATTTAGGCCCAGAGCGGTACACCCATGAACATATGGCCATTGATATAATGCGGGGTGAGATTTTCAGCAGTTGCAGATCATGTTCCTGA